CTTTAATTGTTTCCACATGTATTCACCTTGTTTTCATCTTCGCGGCTGTCAGCTGCGAGAAAGATTCTATTTACGATATCCTAAAGGCCCATGGGCTGCCCATGGGGTTGCTTCCGAAGGGTATATCCCGATTTGACATCGACGATACGGGCCGCTTCGAGGTTCATTTGGATCAGGCCTGTAATGCCAAGTTTGAAAGCCAGTTGCATTTTGATACCAATGTGTCGGGTACCTTGAGTTATGGGCAGATCGGGGCGTTGTCGGGGATTGCGGCTCAAGAGTTGTTTCTTTGGTTCCCGGTTAAAGGGATTGGGGTCGATGTTCCCAGCTCCGGTCTCATTTATTTTGACGTTGGTGTCGTTGTTAAGCAGCTTCCTTTGTCGATGTTCGAAACGCCTAAGGACTGTATGGCGGTAGGGGATTTTGAATCCGGCGATTCAATTCCAGATGACGATTTGTTAGCTGAATCAATTGCCaaggttcaattttttttttacttgctTCACTCTTAATTGATTAATGCTTTATGAAAAACATGCTAATGAATAGCGGAATTGATCGtttctttataaaatttgtaGAGTCAATCCGCGAAACTTGGACATGAACTTGATCAAGGAAGTTTGGGAGGAACCATATGTAGAAAGGTGGGCAAAAGCAGTTGTGCATTAGTGCAATCAGTTTAGCTATCAAAGGGGATTTTGGGGTCCCGGTCACCCCATGCTGTAAATTTTGTTGGAGAGTCTGCTCTAGGTTCCTGTGTGCTTTGCTTGCGTTTTTGTCTTTATTCTATATAGTGCGGAATTGCCGACATACCAAGTCCAGCCGGCTTCTAGCTATGCCAGGATGGCCGATGAGAGGGAAATTGGAAGttttcaaacatacattttcGATGATCATCATGGTTGGCATATCATATGGATTATGGAATATAAAAATGGAGACGGGAGCATTTGGACGGTGATTTCAGGTGATAAAATCTATGAAATTTTTTTCatatgttaaatttttattttattatgaatgtAAGCATGGTTGTTGAATCGAGTCACTTTTTGTtgcagtaaaaaaaaaaaaagatttaagagAGTTCATGAATGAATCATGATACTAAGTTCAATAATAAAACTGTCTTGCTTCATTTCCATTATTTATTGCTTGGTTAACATTCTGTAAGGCCTTTGTAATTATGCTTCAATATCgtgtttcagttttttttttgttgattattTTCTAATCTTGAGTTTCCCCTGTTCTGCATCACATATGCATGTACTATGTGTCCATAATCCATATTATTTCAGTGATAACATGGGTGGTGTACAGTGTACTGAGGACATTGTTATTGGatccctcttttttctttttctcttatttaaGGGACTTACATTGTTATGCTCAGGTGTAAACCTTGATGAAATCTGTTTTCACTTTTCTTTCTCAGAGAGTTTTTATGGTAATTGGAGTATATCCGTCTTGTGGATTTTTGATCTAGCATTCTCGTCtcccaaaaatattttaagtttgacatttttccttttattttgggCTTTGGGAGaggtttttaaaacttttacaaaaccAGTGAACTTTTGTGGTATCTACCAGATTGGTTCAATGCCATTTGCTTATTTTCTTGGCATATGGTGGAAGTCGTGACTCGTGAAAAGCATTAAAAAAATAGCTCGTTTTAGTAAGTATAACCTAAGTTGTCGGATTTTGGATCAGTTAATATCCAGAATCAGAGAATCACTGCAGACGTGGTATACTCCAGTACAGTGCTCTGCATCATGGTGAGATCTTTTTAATCTATGAAGTGTATAATCTGTCTCTTCTTCATCGTTTACTATTCATACGAGATACTGGATGCTTTAGCAATCTTGTAAACAAATAATTTCTTTGCCTTGAGCTACTTGGTTGTGAAATGTTGAATAAGAAAGTGGACATGTACCTATTAAATAAGGAAATGTTTCATCTGAGAATGTCTGAATTGGGGTGTAAAGATCTTGATTTCCTATCATGTAAGATTTACTGTTTGCCTATACTGGGTCCATAGCATAGTGTAGGGTGATGAAATACAGATGGTTTTGAGCTAGGCCAGTGGACCgacattaaatttatttaacaagTTGAAATTTGGTGCCCCACTTGTATGAAAGGACACGGTTTGTTCTGCTGCACTGTTAGACATAGACATTCCAAGAAGCTGAGCCTTGTTTTCATTTCCTAACGGGGGTAACAAGTTTGTTTAGTTAAAATGATTAAAACGATAGTATCTCGGGTGAACATGCTATTCTTTTGTGTTCATTACTTGGCCCTTGTAGTTAAAGGTAGATAGATAATGATTATGTAAAGAAGCTGTTGTTCTCAGTTGTTGATGGATAAAGGAATTGGAAGAACTTGACTGCCTTGTGGTTTTGAACATTTGTGATTTCTTCCTTGATGGATTTACACATCTACAACTTGgtagaaacataaaaatatttgcatttgttttaattaaatgatatcattaatgcaTGAAATGAAAACATTTGTTGAGGATGATAATGCAATCTTTCCATTCTAAAGCACCACAAAATCTAATGTTTAATACAGACATGCATGACAAGTTTGATTTTCATTGTATCTATGAAATTTTTATTTCGAAGTCACATATTCGGTAAAATGTAAATGTTATTGTACAGGCAACAAGGTTAAATTACAGCAAATCATTCTCgtgtaattttgcaatttattcatctataacataaacataaattattAGGAATGTCAAATTTTAAAGGTTAACTGCCCTGGATGTCCCCAAACTATAATTCGGATTTTGAATTAGCCATTGAACTTCAAATTTAGAATATGAGTGATTGTTTAGTGCAATTAacccattaaatatatatattttttcgttgaaataaatatattaattgtctaagtataatttgtattatatttaataatggtATTGTGTTGAAAAGTAGTAGGGGTGGTCAATGTTATATATAcactgttttttattttattttatctcgtgctcatttattttataaattttttattatttaaataaaattaaatatattaattagaaaatttatatatttgaaaattagaaatatataaaCAATATCGTTTACGATTTTGATCTTGATTGTATCCATGTCGCTTACAACCTtttattagaaaaattataaacaatattttcggctttaaaattttgtaaaattgtactttaaatttttgaataaaactTTTGATAATTTGTTTTATTACAGTGTGTTTATTATTTTGAGGGTTAAATAGAAATAGatcaattttagattttttaaaatgcatgcaaaaaaaattattttaaaacatttaatggAAATAATTTAGTGCTAATATTAATGAAATAGTGatatttcaattttagtttttttttaaaaaaatagttttttcaacattttagatttaaaaaatattataggtttgcaaacatactttaaaaagtAAGTATTAATGTACAATTATCTATCTCTACTACTTTAGCTTACTATAACTAGGGTTTGGAAATGATTATCACTTCTAGAAAGTTGATATATAACAATTAAGCGCTCTCACACAAGAATATAACACTTAAAAGAATGAATAACAACTAAAACCACAAATGTGTACaagaaaaaatgataataataataataataataataaaaaaaaggttaaaattaagCTCTTAATCTTTGTGTCTTTAGTTCTTGCCTCTATATGAGTGTCTTTGAATGATATTTATACCTTCTCATTTTACTATAGACATTCGAAGCGGTTAGAGAGAATTTTTAGGTATTGAAAGCATTTATTGATGTCAAGCCATTGTCCAAGCATCGGTTTCTTGATCTCAGGGTCAAAGTGACGGTAGTTCCCCCATCCGTTTGCTAGGGGTATCAATAAGAATGATAACAAATTATGTTAGTCAAATGTCTCATCCAACTTGTTAAAGATTTTTTAGtgtatctatttttaatttaaaattggaATTTTGTTGTACATTTTGAGTTATCTTATTCTTGTAACTATTGATGATAAATCATTTTGCGTGCCGTTATATTAAACCTTACTTCTTTTTGCAAATAAATCAAGAAATTCATGATTATTTTACAGTAATTAATACATAATTTCTATTTAACTTagtaaacaattttaaaatgcatggatatttttatattttttatttaattaagacaAATACTATTAATTGTACTTAAAATTTCAagacattattatatttatgattatttaaaaaataaaaacacgataataaaaattaaattaaataataattttaaatcaaattattaaaaagatGTCCTGGTGAGCTAAACCACCTGGACTGGAAATAACTATGTTTTAAGTTCTACAAGGTGAAATCAAAACAACTATGACTGAAAGGAGCAAAGACTCAAGCAaaacttaatttaacaaattcatccaaattGTTATATTTTACGATATAAGAAATTCTATTACATATGTATACGTGTGAAAACTATTGATTTAGAATATAAacgtgtttaaaaataacatataataaataataaaacgtagggtttaaaattaattaatcataataatataagaaacatatacgatattaaaataaaaaattaaattataagtaaaaaaaaaaactaaacacatAGAAACACCAGATTAACAATACTAAATGTACTGTAATTATTTATCATGATATTGTtatcaatcatgaattaatatcgaCTTAACTTGTGACACTAAatcaattaacaatattattaatatatagaaCTAGTAGAGGTAATAAAATTTGCATATTAAAATAagaacatataaaaaatttaatattttactaatataattaACATGGATTCAAATCTCaccataaatatatttttattaattttttttaaaataaaaaactaaaatattattaaataattttaattacgAAACTTTCATTATTTTCTCTAATTAAATTGTTTGCTCAAATAATTATTGACATCaactaaatcaataatttagaTTAGGCACAGACGTATTAACCTGAAATAGCTACAGTATCATTTCCCAAGTTACATGCAAACAACACTTCACCATTTAGCATTCACCAAAGATGAAGAGCTCATCAACtaatcaaaggaaaaaaaaaaaaagaaaaaagcccTCGAGATAAACCATTTTTAGTAAGTCCATACCCAATGTCTACAAACATTTCCACTATTCTCAAaagatgaaattattattttcgcttttttttttttacgtttgaatgatttaattttttaagcatatttaataatttaaactaataaaaatataattaatagaatttttcaacgaaaaaaaagttgaaaatcatAAGTAGATAAAAAGTTATTTATCACTTAATGTGgaattttttcaattatttatattcttttaatattattctttaaggcaattgagtcttaactcaattgaTATTGACATTGTTATTAATGCAGGAAGACGTGAGTTCAAGTAtgttgaagtgcattatcctcctatttaaggggtGAGGAGGTACTATGGATATTctaggcattgtatcaaaaagagaaacctataatgaaattaatgttaaaaaaattattatttaaatattttacctttaatttttttaaaagcaatCTAATTACCTTCCGTgtttattttaagtaatataacAAACAAACTTTGTAACTTAAATTAGTACTTAATTAAGTCATACCTTTTAATGAGTCTGTCTTTTGACATGGTTCTTTCGTCTGTCTTTTGACACGTTTTTGAGATTTTTGTTGTGTTAAGTAGTGTGTTTTGGTCTGAAGACGGTTTGTGATGGAGGAAGATTTGGCTAATCTGTCGTTGCTTGATGAGGAAGAAGAAGCGCTTCATGGGGACGCTGCGGTGTTTGACCAGTCGTATCATCTTTGTCTAGTGGGGTGCTGCTTGACTAATAGTGTAGTTCACTTTCCTTCACTACGAACACTTT
The Gossypium hirsutum isolate 1008001.06 chromosome A07, Gossypium_hirsutum_v2.1, whole genome shotgun sequence genome window above contains:
- the LOC107952760 gene encoding uncharacterized protein, giving the protein MMIPLIVSTCIHLVFIFAAVSCEKDSIYDILKAHGLPMGLLPKGISRFDIDDTGRFEVHLDQACNAKFESQLHFDTNVSGTLSYGQIGALSGIAAQELFLWFPVKGIGVDVPSSGLIYFDVGVVVKQLPLSMFETPKDCMAVGDFESGDSIPDDDLLAESIAKSQSAKLGHELDQGSLGGTICRKVGKSSCALVQSV